A single region of the Desulfuromonas sp. genome encodes:
- a CDS encoding toxin, whose protein sequence is MPSEAFAYFPTAQFAAKLEKIKKHDPPGHHRIGQVIKRLLSNPDDADGWMHGLYHGRLKKYVGRRDYRLIYHWCKECRKQAKKIESRCSNCDEVADNSVIFFDIYHKNEASRL, encoded by the coding sequence TTGCCCAGTGAAGCCTTCGCCTATTTCCCAACGGCCCAGTTCGCCGCCAAGCTTGAGAAGATCAAGAAACACGATCCGCCGGGCCACCACCGCATCGGCCAAGTCATCAAGAGGCTCCTCAGCAATCCCGACGACGCCGACGGCTGGATGCACGGCCTCTACCACGGCAGGCTGAAAAAATACGTCGGACGCCGCGACTACCGACTCATCTACCACTGGTGCAAGGAGTGCCGCAAGCAGGCGAAAAAGATCGAGAGCCGCTGCAGCAATTGCGACGAAGTCGCCGATAACAGCGTGATCTTCTTCGACATCTACCACAAGAACGAAGCCAGCCGGCTCTAG
- a CDS encoding TerC family protein, with protein sequence MDWLYDPQAWIALATLTTLEIVLGIDNIIFISILVGRLPEKERQKGRVFGLALAMVSRIALLLSLAWVMTLNRPLFAVLTQEISGRDLILIGGGLFLFIKSTFEIHNSLEGEEASEGTEVIAGFWGVLAQITVLDLIFSLDSVITAVGMAQHLPVMVLAIVIAVLVMMVAARPIGDFVDAHPTIKMLALSFLILVGVTLVAEGLAFHIPKGYIYFAMAFSTGVEMLNLKVRRKRSAAVKLRKPIREPTQS encoded by the coding sequence ATGGACTGGCTCTACGACCCCCAGGCGTGGATCGCCCTGGCCACCCTCACCACCCTCGAAATCGTCCTCGGCATCGACAACATCATCTTCATCTCGATCCTCGTCGGGCGCCTGCCCGAGAAGGAGCGGCAGAAGGGGAGGGTCTTCGGCCTGGCCCTGGCGATGGTCAGCCGCATCGCGCTCCTTCTTTCCCTGGCCTGGGTGATGACCCTGAACCGCCCCCTGTTCGCCGTGCTGACCCAGGAGATTTCAGGCCGCGATCTGATCCTGATCGGCGGCGGCCTCTTTCTTTTCATTAAAAGCACATTCGAAATCCACAACAGCCTTGAGGGCGAAGAGGCCTCCGAAGGGACAGAGGTCATTGCGGGATTCTGGGGAGTCCTGGCGCAGATCACGGTGCTCGACCTGATTTTCTCGCTCGACTCGGTCATTACCGCCGTCGGGATGGCTCAGCATCTGCCGGTCATGGTCCTGGCCATTGTCATCGCCGTTCTGGTCATGATGGTCGCCGCCAGGCCGATCGGGGATTTCGTCGACGCCCATCCGACCATCAAGATGCTCGCCCTGAGTTTCCTTATCCTCGTCGGAGTGACCCTCGTCGCCGAGGGTCTCGCGTTTCATATCCCCAAGGGGTACATCTATTTCGCCATGGCCTTTTCGACCGGCGTCGAGATGCTCAACCTGAAGGTTCGCCGGAAACGTTCGGCAGCGGTCAAGCTCCGCAAGCCGATCCGGGAACCGACACAGTCCTGA